In Aedes albopictus strain Foshan chromosome 3, AalbF5, whole genome shotgun sequence, the following are encoded in one genomic region:
- the LOC109410425 gene encoding large ribosomal subunit protein bL19m translates to MSIIQRKLFSGSFPLLNIVRRLELLPSASVALSTKAEPLPSSGTGAGTSQQASRTTNPTPGSSSGTERKSIVPPDYRFVYREFLPDPKLEWRNPIREKLERLDMLDRRSNIDIPEFYVGSVLAVTSSDVHAVGKTSRFVGICIVKEKCGLRARFILRNVVDNQGMEVSYDMYDPTLLKVEVLRLEKRLDDHLIYLRDALDEYSTFDLNMEPEILPEGAPVPVNDVKVTLKPRPWYARWERHELQGVANIDEHTNEKKQRKAKRVATPWERYDLMKEYRKTIPEEEQKEIFAEVHSQLHQLEMTRKKMKRKRTFVKPTKLA, encoded by the exons ATGAGCATCATTCAGAGGAAGCTTTTTTCCGGAAGTTTTCCGCTCCTCAACATCGTTCGGCGATTAG AACTCCTTCCTTCCGCCTCAGTTGCGTTGTCCACCAAAGCTGAGCCTCTTCCATCTTCCGGTACCGGAGCAGGAACATCTCAACAAGCTTCACGCACGACAAATCCTACACCCGGCAGCAGTAGCGGAACGGAACGAAAGAGCATCGTCCCTCCGGATTACCGGTTTGTGTATCGGGAATTTTTGCCGGATCCTAAGCTGGAATGGCGCAACCCGATCCGGGAGAAGCTGGAACGGTTGGACATGTTAGACCGCCGGTCAAACATTGACATTCCGGAGTTCTATGTGGGTTCGGTGCTAGCGGTTACCAGCTCGGATGTGCACGCCGTTGGTAAGACATCTCGATTTGTTGGCATTTGCATTGTCAAGGAGAAGTGTGGACTGCGGGCGAGATTCATCCTGCGGAACGTGGTAGACAACCAGGGAATGGAAGTGTCCTACGACATGTACGATCCGACGCTGTTAAAAGTCGAGGTGCTGCGGTTGGAGAAACGCCTGGATGACCATCTGATCTATCTGCGGGATGCACTGGACGAGTACAGCACGTTCGATTTGAACATGGAGCCGGAGATACTGCCGGAGGGTGCACCAGTTCCGGTAAATGACGTCAAAGTGACGCTGAAACCGCGACCTTGGTATGCCCGCTGGGAACGGCACGAGTTGCAAGGGGTGGCCAATATTGACGAGCACACCAACGAGAAGAAACAGCGCAAGGCGAAACGGGTGGCCACTCCGTGGGAACGGTACGATTTGATGAAGGAATACCGGAAAACAATTCCGGAGGAAGAGCAGAAGGAAATCTTTGCAGAGGTGCACTCGCAGCTGCATCAGCTGGAGATGAccaggaagaagatgaaaaggaaGCGCACGTTTGTCAAACCTACCAAGTTGGCTTAG